From the genome of Phycicoccus duodecadis:
ACTCCCGCGGCCAGGCGCAGCAGGACCGGGTCGTGCCCGGCCGGCGGGGCGGCGGCGGTGTAGCGCCCTCGCAGGCTGCGCCGGTGCAGGAGCGCGACGAGGGCGAGGGTGACGGCGACGGCCACCAGCGCCGGGGCGGCGGCGGCCCGGACGTAGTCGGCGTGTCCCGCACCGTCGCGTTCGAGGGTGTGCAGCGCCAGCAGGTTGGTGAGGTTCGAGACCGGCAGCAGGAGCGAGCCGGTGTTGGCGATCCAGAGGGTGGTGACCGCCAGCAGCCGCGGGTCCAGGCCCACCTGGGCCGCCACGGCGAGCCCGACCGGGGTCAGCAGGACGGCCGTGGTGTCGAGCGAGAGCACGACGGTCGCGACGACGGCCAGCGCCGAGAACAGCACCCACAAGACCCAGCGGCGCCCGCCGGCCAGCCGCGCCACCCCGTGCCCTGCGACGTCGAAGACGCCGGCCCGCTCCGACAGCTCGGCGGTCACGGTGATGGCGAGGAGGAACACGACGACGGGCAGCAGGCGCTCGGTGAGGGCGACGGCCTCCGCCCCGTTCACGGCGCCTGCACGTCGAGGACCCAGGGCGCGGCGCGGCGGGCCGGCTCGTGCAGCTCGACCTCGAAGGCGCCGGCCAGGGTGTCGGCGACGGCAGGGACCGACCGGGCCGCGACCCCGGAGACGCAGAGCTGCCGGGCGACGAGACCGCGGGTGTGCTTGGCGTGGTGGCTGGCCCCGGGCACTCGCACCTGCACCCAGCGCGGAGCGACCTCCGGCCCGGGCCGCCAGGCCGCGGCGTAGGCGGCGGAACGGCAGTCGACGACCACGCCGTTGCCGGCGGCCTCGGTCAGCGGCGCGTCGAGGGCACTGCGCCACAACGGGGCCAGCGCCCCGACGCCCGGGAGGTCGACGCCCATCGCCAGCCGGTACGCGGTGATGCGGTCGGTGGGGCGCACCGCGCCGTGCAGCGCCGAGACGACCACCAGCCACCGGTTGGCCCGCCGCCGCGCCGCGGCATCCATCGAGGCCAGGTCGAGGGCGTCGTAGAGGACGCCGGTGTAGACCTGGGCGGCTGGCGTGGCCGGCAGGGACTCCAGGAGGAGGTTGCGGTCGACCTCGGGCCGCAGCGCCTCGGACACCCCGAGGACCGTCGTCGCCTCACTGCGGGCGCTCACCGCGG
Proteins encoded in this window:
- a CDS encoding SLC13 family permease, yielding MNGAEAVALTERLLPVVVFLLAITVTAELSERAGVFDVAGHGVARLAGGRRWVLWVLFSALAVVATVVLSLDTTAVLLTPVGLAVAAQVGLDPRLLAVTTLWIANTGSLLLPVSNLTNLLALHTLERDGAGHADYVRAAAAPALVAVAVTLALVALLHRRSLRGRYTAAAPPAGHDPVLLRLAAGVCLVIGPLFALGAPPWLVALAAAGVLLAVTAWRDRAQLAGLAVPWLMAAGFVAVSVVVDVLQRHGLSDLVTATLPRGETAGALLAVGGAGAGLSNVANNLPAYLALEPVAGGSVTRLLALLVGTNAGPLVTPWASLATLLWIQRCRARDVVVPWRWLAPAGLLCAVLVVTSSVLALAAVR
- a CDS encoding YaaA family protein, with translation MLILLPPSESKWNRPRGRPADPDTWSFPALGPTRRAVADALAAVSARSEATTVLGVSEALRPEVDRNLLLESLPATPAAQVYTGVLYDALDLASMDAAARRRANRWLVVVSALHGAVRPTDRITAYRLAMGVDLPGVGALAPLWRSALDAPLTEAAGNGVVVDCRSAAYAAAWRPGPEVAPRWVQVRVPGASHHAKHTRGLVARQLCVSGVAARSVPAVADTLAGAFEVELHEPARRAAPWVLDVQAP